The sequence below is a genomic window from Halioglobus japonicus.
TTTTAACAGCGACGCAGCAACCTGTTACAAACGCCGAATCGTCGTAACCTGCCGATCGCAGCTGGCCCAACTTGGTGAGACCCTGACCCTGTAGGCCGGCATCTACCAGGGCAGCGTCATTCATCACGACGAGGGTCGATTCATCAACCATTGCAAGGCGCGTGAGCGTGGCAATCTTGTCCTCGAACCAGACATCGTCCTGATCCGCGAGGCAAATGAGATCGCCGCTTGCCATGGCCATGGCTCGGCTAAAATTGCCAACATACCCGGCGCGAGTATCAGCCACCGACACGAGCACCGGAAAAGGCGCGGAGGACTTGAACGCTTGTAGAATGTCGAGGGTGGCATCTTCTGATGCGTCGTCACTGACCACCAGTTCATCGGGCTGCCGGGTCTGCACCAGCAAACTGTCAAGTTGTGCCTGGAGATAGTCCGCACCGTTATAGGTGGCCATGGCAACGGACACCGTTGAAGTATTGGGCGCCCGGGTTCCGTTCACGATGCCACTCGCGGCAGCCGACGAGCAACCACGATGTACTGGAAGGCGAGAAAACCGCGCAATCCCGGCAAGGCCAGGAACCGCGCAAAACGGTTCAGTCGGGACGGTCGTTCCACCAACCGATAATTGGTTCGCACCGTCACTATTTCCAGTCCGTTCTGAGCCATCAATCCTGGCAAATTACCCCGCGCGAAGAAACGCAGGTGAGTGCGATCATGAATTCCTCGCTCCCGGTAGGGCCAACGCTGCCGAAACACCAGGTTAAACAGCGTGTCGATATGGCGCACATTCGGCACGCAAGCGATAACTGTCGCGCCATCAGCGGCAACCTCGGTAACATCCCTGACCACTTTCCATGGATCTCTGAGGTGCTCAAGCACGTCGGCCATCACAACACAGTCGAAACTGGCGTTTGGAAACCCTTCAGCCAGCGCAAAGCTATCCATATCCGCCACGGTGACTTCATCCAGATGCTCCGTGGCCACGGCGGCCATATCCGCATCGTAATCGATGCCATGAACATAAAGCCCGGGTACCGCTGTTTTCGCCGCACGACCTAGCGCGCCTACGCTGCAGCCAATGTCCAGCATGCGAGTGGTCGATACGGGGATGCAGCCAATAATATCCTGACGCTCACCCAGATAAGA
It includes:
- a CDS encoding glycosyltransferase; this translates as MNGTRAPNTSTVSVAMATYNGADYLQAQLDSLLVQTRQPDELVVSDDASEDATLDILQAFKSSAPFPVLVSVADTRAGYVGNFSRAMAMASGDLICLADQDDVWFEDKIATLTRLAMVDESTLVVMNDAALVDAGLQGQGLTKLGQLRSAGYDDSAFVTGCCVAVKKTLLDRILPVPAEAKAHDNWVVDIGRGLQALTLCEQTLQYYRRHDSNESQVLSNRISGVGRRHRLGMQLSRSFGAEGRALQHRELAHVQALRTVMDRLVTDSPPGFDTSVEAFSESLSQRLHHLDRRERLRGTLFPLRLIKVLAYYIAGGYRTDNGLKSMVRDCLG
- a CDS encoding class I SAM-dependent methyltransferase, encoding MSFNKSYLGERQDIIGCIPVSTTRMLDIGCSVGALGRAAKTAVPGLYVHGIDYDADMAAVATEHLDEVTVADMDSFALAEGFPNASFDCVVMADVLEHLRDPWKVVRDVTEVAADGATVIACVPNVRHIDTLFNLVFRQRWPYRERGIHDRTHLRFFARGNLPGLMAQNGLEIVTVRTNYRLVERPSRLNRFARFLALPGLRGFLAFQYIVVARRLPRVAS